The nucleotide sequence CACGCCGATCCCGGTCGCGGTCGCCGGCAGCAGCGCCAGCAGCACCGCGAAGCGGGCCTGCCCGACCCGGCGGAGCACGATCTGGTCGAGGACGTAGGGCACGACCGACGACAGCACCCCCAGCCCGACGGTCAGGGCGAGCACCAGCGGATCCACCAGGGGTGCGAGATTCGCCACACCGAAGGATCCGTCGGTCCCGAGCAGGAGCAGCGGCAGCAGCAGCACCGCGGCGACCGTGAACCCGGTCGCGAGGTCGTCGATCCCGCTCCCGGCCCTGGCCACCCGTTTTCCGAGCAGGATGTAGGCGGCCCACATGGCCGCCGCGGCGAGCGCCCACAGCACCCCCGACGGGCTGCCGGACCACTGCACGTCGGCGATCAGCAGCACCCCGGCGGCGGCCAGCCCGACGGCACCGAAATCGCGGAAGCGACGCGAGGCCAGCGCGGCGACCAGCACCGGTCCGGTGAACTCGATGGCCACCGTGGTGCCCAGCGGGAGCCGGGCGATCGCCTCGTAGTACGCGACGTTCATCAGGGCCGTGGCCAGGCCGAACAGCCCGGCGCGGACGAGCCGGACTCCCCGCCACGCGTCGCCCCCCGGGCGCCGCCATGCCAGCAGGATCAGCGCCGCCCCGATCAGCCGCAGCTCGGCGACCGCGGACGGTGCCAGTCGGTCGAACAGGCCGACGGCGAGCGCCGCGCCGACGTACATCGACGTGCCGCCCACCAGGAACAGCAGCGGGGCGGGTACGCGTTCGGCGAACGGCCGTGCACTCACCAGGTCACGGTAAGCCCCCGACACACCCTGTTTACCGGCGCCCGCTTGCACGGGTGGCTGCTGTCCCCGCATGATTCACACGCAGTCAACTTCATACGCAATCGGTCACCGCGGGTACATCGCGGCGTCACCTGCTCGATCCGGAGACGGTCCGGACGTGACGGACGTCGCGACTCGCCCCGGGAACACGTGCAGGGGCCTCGAGCGTCTGCTTTAGTGTGGGCGACCCGCCTGGTGCGGTCGTCACAGTGATACGGCGGAGGGCCGCCCGAGGCCCGCCGCCGCGACGGAGGGAGACCGCTATGCAGCCCGAAACGCTGACCCGGCCCGAATTGACTCTCACCGACCGCTGTGACCGTTGCGGTGCAGCGGCCAAGGTGCGCGCGATCCTTCCCTCCGGTGGGGAGCTTCTCTTCTGCAACCACCACGGCCGTGCACACGCCGAGAAGCTGCGTGAGTCCGGTGTGGAGGTGCAGGGCGGGGAGTGATCGCCCGCGGGCGTGCTCGTCACGTCCCACCGACCCGACCGAACGGGGCGGGGATCCGACCAGGGTCCCCGCCCCGTTCGCGTGTGCGATGCCCGTTCGCGGCGCCTGAGACGCGCTGAGCGGGCCCGCCGCGGCTTCCGCGGGTAACCGGCCGACGACGCCGGGTGGTGTCGCGAGCGGGCCTCTCATGGCGCTCGCCCCGTGAACGGCCGGCCCCCGGGCCCCACCGACGACGCCGCCGCATGCACCCGGGCTCACTCGACGACGACACCGGCGCACCGACGACGACACCGGCACCCGGGCCCACCGACGACGACGCCGCCGGAGCCCAGTGGGCTCCGGCGGCGTCGTGTGGACGGGTCGGTTCAGGCCTCGACGAGCCGCCCGGTGACCACGTGGCTGCCGTTGCGGGACGCGGTCCGGGACGGCTGCGGGTCGGGCGGCAGCGGCGTGTTCCCGAGCACGAGATCCGCGGCCCGCTCGGCGACCATCACGACCGGCCCGTAGGTGTTCGAGTTCGGGACGTCCGGGAAGACCGAGGCATCGACCACCCGCAGGCCCTCGACCCCGTGTACCTGCATCGTGGCCGGATCGACGACTGCGCCCTCGTCCGTGCCCATCCGGCAGGTGCTGGTGGGGTGCAGCCCGTTCTGGGCGCGCCGGGAGACCCAGTCGAGCACCTGCTCCGGGGTCCGGACGGTCGGGCCGGGGAAGGTCTCGCCGCCGTCCAGCCCGGCGAACGCAGGCTGGTCGAGCAGCGTCCGCGCGATCTGGATGGCCTCCACCCAGCGCCTGCGATCCTTCTCGCTGCCGAGGTAGTTGAGCTTGATCCCGGGCGGGACGCCGATGTCGCGGGAGGTGGCGCGCACGGTGCCGCGTGCATCGGACGACATCACGCTCACGTGCATCTCGTAGCCGTGCCCGGCGGGCCGCACGTCCGGCGCGAAGCGCATCGCGACCGGCGCGAAGAGGATCATGACGTCCGGGATCCCGCCGGCCAGCGAGGTCGAGGCGAAGCCGCCGATCTCGAAGTGGTTGCTCGCGCCGATACCGGTTCCCGAGACGAGCCAGCGGGCCGCGGCGCCGGGCAGCTTGTGCACCCTGCGGTGGGTGGACAGCGACACCGGGCGGACGCAGGCGTGCTGCAGGTGGATGGCGAGATGGTCCTGCAGGTTGGCGCCGACGCCGGGCAGTGCGGTGCGCACGTCGACCCCGATCGATGCGAGGTGCTCCGGATCGCCGATCCCGGACACCTGCAGCAGCTGCGGGGTCGCGATCGCACCGGCGGCGAGGATCGTCTCACCGGCGTCGACGTCGCGGAAGGTCCCGTCGGCGGCCTGGTACCGGACGCCGATCACCTGGGAACCGGAGTGGTCGAACCGCAGCTGGCGGACGCTCACCCCGGTCCGGACCTGCAGGTTCGGCCTCGATGCCGAGACCGGGTGCAGGTAGGCGTCGGTCGCGGAGTAGCGGCGGCCCCGGAAGATGGTCCGCTCGGTCCGGGAGAAGCCCTCCTGGCGCGGTCCGTTGACGTTGTCGACGACGGCGTGCCCGGCCTGGCCCGCGGCGATCAGGAAGGCGTCGTTCAGCGGACCGGCCGCGGGGGCGCGCTCCACGATCTGCGGGCCCGCACCGTCGGCGTCGAGCGCGATCCGGTGCTCGGAGAGCCTGCGCTCCAGCCGCCGGTAGTAGGGCAGGCAGTGCGCGGAGCTCCACTCCTCGAGCCCGGGGCCGGTGGCCCAGCGGTCGTAGTCGCCGGGGTTCCCGCGCTGGTAGACCATCCCGTTGATGCTGCTGCTGCCACCGAGCACCTTGCCCCGGGGGACGGCGACCCGGCGGCCGGCGAGGCCGGGCTCCGGCTCGGAGGTGTAGCACCAGTCGTAGCGCGGGTTGCCCCAGGCGTGCGAGAGCGCGGCGGGCATCCGGATGACGGGGTCCCAGCGGTGGTCGGGCTGCCCGGCCTCGAGCATCAGCACCGTGCGCGACGGATCCTCGCTGAGGCGATGGGCGAGCACGGCACCGGCCGAACCACCGCCGACGATGACGACGTCGTACCGCGCCATACCGTTTCTCCCGTTTCCGAACTTGGCACTGTTGGCACTCACCTGTACGAATTGCTCCATTCGAGTGAGCAACCCCCCTTGCGGGCTTTCACGGTACGCCGTGCTCCCGGAGGGGGCTCATCGGCCCGTACGCTCAGTCGTGTGACCACGGAGGGCGACGACGCGGGCAACAAGGCCGGTGCAGACGACGCGGACAGGGCACTGGCCGCGCTGGGCGCCCAACTCGACGCCTCCGTCGCCGATCTGGAGTTCGCTCGCCGACGGGTGCGCGAACTTCAGGAAATGCGTGCCCGGGGGCTCGGTTGGAGGGAGATCGTACCCCGGGAGGAACGGCCGCTGATCGTCGAGACCGTCACCCGAGCGTTGGACGGTCTCGGCGCGATAGGGGGACGCTTCCGACGTGAGGAGGCGGTTGCCCTGCACACCGAGGGCGAGACGATCGCCGGGATCGGGCGGCTGTTCGGTGTCAGCAGGCAGCGGGTGTCCGCCTACCTGCAGGAGCACGTCCAGTTGCAGGCGCTGCGCGCCACGGCCGAGGCCGACCGCGCTCCGTCGGAGCCCTGAGCCGCCGGGGCCTCAGACGTCGTTGCGCCGGTGCCGGGCCCGCCGCTGGGCCGGGACCCGGGGGCCCGCGGGCGGTTCCTCGGGGCGCCGGGCGGCCGGAATCAGCGCCGTGCGGTCCGGTGGCCGGTCTCCGGCGGACGCCCGGGGTCCGGTGCCCGCACGCCCGCCCGGGGCGGCGGTGATCGAGGGTCCTGCCGGGCGCCGGGGGGCCGGGGTGATCGGGCCGGGCCCCGGCCCGTCGGTACCCCGTGGCCCGGCGGGCCCGTCCGGTGTCCCGGCGGCGAGCTGCTCCAACCGGGTCAGCTCGCGCACGTCGGAGATCCGGGCGGCCAGCGCCGAGGTCACCACCTGTAGTGCGGTGGCGAGCCGGTCGGTGAGCCCGGCCCCGGAGCTCCGGCGGGCGAGCAGCTGCAGCGAGCCCGCGGTGACCCCGCCGACGAGCACCGGGACGGCGAGCGACCGGACCAGCCCACAGCCGGCCGCGGTCGCGGCGAGACCGGGCGGATCGGACCGGGTGAGATCGGGTGTGACCACGACCCGGCCGTCGTAGGCGGTGGTGATCGCGGGACCGGCACCGGCGCGGTCCTGCAGCTGACCGACCCGGATGGCCGCGGTGTCCGAGCCGAACACGCGTTGCCGCTCGGGATCGCGCGCGTCGGCCGGCTCGTGCAGCACCAGCACCACCCCGTCGACCCCGGCGGCGGGCACCAGCGCCACGCAGATCCCGGACAGCATCGCGGCGACGTCGATGTGCGCGACGGAGGTCGCGCCGGCCTGCAACGCGACCCGCACGAGTGCGGGGCCGGGATCGGGCGCGGGCCGCCCGGGAGCGCCGGAGGTCCAGAGCGATGCCGCCATCTCGTCCTTCCACGTGCCGCCGGGTCGGGCCGAGGATATCGACCGGGTGACGATGCCGGGCAACGGAACGGCTGGGTTATCGTCCGGGCGTACCGCGGGAGCCCGCGCACCGAGGCTGAGAGGGCGGCAGGACCGGCCGCCGACCGTTCGAACCTGATCCGGGTGACACCCGGCGTAGGGAGGCCTTCTCGTGCGTGTTCGCGTGCTCTCGCTGTTCGGGGCGTTGCTGCTGATGGTGCTGGCCGGCTGCGCCGGCGGTGCGCCGGCGTCGCAGCCGGTACGGGTGGCGCTGGACTGGACTCCGAACACCAACCACCTCGGGCTGTACGTCGCCCAGCAGGCGGGCTACTTCGACGAGGCCGGCCTGGACGTGGAGTTCCTGCCCTGGAACACGACCTCGCCGGACACCCTGGTCGGCACCGGCGCCGCCGACTACGGGATCAGCTTCCAGGACTCGTTCACCTTCTCCAAGGCCGCCGGCGCCGACATCACCTCGGTGATGGCGATCCTGCAGCACTGGGCCACCGAGGTCGCCGTCCGCGCGGACCGCGCCGACATCCGGTCCCCGCGCGACCTCGACGGCAAGATCTACGCCGGGTTCGGCGGGCCGGGCGAGCTGCCGAAGATGCAGGCCGTGATCCGGGCCGACGGCGGCCGCGGCGAGTTCACCTCGGAGGTGCTCAACACCGCGGCGTACGAGGCGCTCTACGCCGGGCAGGCCGACTTCACCGAGCCGTTCGTCAACGTCGAGGGGATCGAGGCGGAGCTGCGGAACGAGCCCGTCCGGACGTTCCGCTACACCGACTACGGCTTCCCGGACGCCTACAACGTGCTGCTGATCGGCAACTCCACCCGGCTCGCGGAGGACCCGGACCGGGCCCGCGCGTTCGTCGGTGCGGTGCAGCGCGGGTACCGGCTCGCCGCCGACGACCCGGCCGCCGCGGCGCAGATGCTCAAGGACGCGAACCCGGGCGCCTTCACCTCCGACGAGCTGGTCGACCGGGGCGCCGCGATGCTCGCCGAGCAGTTCCTGCGTGACGAGCAGGGCCGGGTCGGGTTCCAGACCGAGGAGCGCTGGTCCGGGTTCTCCGGGTTCCTCTACGGCACCGGCTCGGTCGCCGGCCCGGACGGCGCGCCGGTCACCGCGCAGCCGGACTTCGCGACCTGGTTCACCAACGACTACCTGACGCCGTGACCCGCAGGCTCGGCCCGGCGCTGCTGCTGGTCGGCCTGCTGCTGGTGACCTGGCAGCTCGCGGCCGTCGTGTCCGGGGTGGCTCCGCAGGTGCTGCCGTCACCGCTGCGGGTACTCGAACAGGGCTGGGTGTTCCGCGAGGCGCTGTGGGCGAACACGCTGCCGACCGTGCAGGTGACGGTGATCGGGTTCACGGTGTCGCTGGCCGTGGCCTGGGCGATCGCGGTGGCGGTGGACTTCTCCCCGTGGTTGCGCAGCGCGCTGATGCCGCTGCTGGTCGCCTCGCAGACGCTGCCGGTGATCGCGATCGCGCCGTTGCTGATCATCTGGTTCGGTTTCGGCCTGCTGCCGAAGGTGCTGGTGATCGCGCTGGTGACGTTCTTCCCGGTGGCGGTCGGCCTGATCGAGGGGTTCGCGGCGACCGACCGGTCGGCGACGGCGCTGTTGCGCAGCATGGGCGCGAGCCGCTGGCAGCGGTTCCGCTACGTCCGGCTGCCGGGGGCGATGCCGTCGTTCTTCACCTCGCTGCGGATCGCGGTCACCTACGCCGTCACCGGCGCGATCTTCGCCGAGTACGTCGGCGCACGGGCCGGGCTGGGGATCTTCATGCAGTTGCAGCGCAACCAGTTCCGCACCGACCTGGTGCTGGCCGCGGTCGGTGTGACCGCGGCCGTGTCGGTGGCGCTGTTCGGCCTGACCTTCCTGGTGCAGCGCCTGGTCACACCGTGGTACCGGGGGGATCACCGATGAAGGTGTCGGTGCGGGATCTCTCGGTGGCCTACGGGGATCTGCCGGTGCTGTCGGAGGTGTCGCTGGACGTCGCGGCGGGGGAGTTCGTGTCGGTCGTCGGTCCGTCGGGCTGCGGGAAATCGACCCTGTTCGGCGCGCTGACCGGGATCCTGGACGGTGCGACGACGTCCGGCACGATCCGGGTGGACGGCGCCCCGGTGCGCGGGGCCCCGTTCGGCTACATGCCGCAGCGGGACCTGCTGTTCCCGTGGCGGACGGTGCTCGACAACACCACGCTCGGCCTGGAGGTCTCCGGGGTCTCCCGGCGGGAGGCCAGGGAACGGGCCGGGGTGCTGTTCGAGCCGTTCGGACTGGCCGGGTTCGAGCAGGCGCGGCCGGGCGAGCTCTCCGGCGGGATGCGGCAGCGGGCGGCGCTGCTGCGCACGGTCGTCGGCGGGCGCGAGGTACTGCTGCTCGACGAGCCGTTCGGCGCGCTGGACGCGCTCACCCGCACCGGGATGCAGGAGTGGCTGGAGTCGATGCGCGAGCGCTACGGCTGGACCACCCTGCTGATCACGCACGACGTGCGGGAGGCCGCGTTCCTGTCCGATCGGGTCGTGGTGCTCTCACCGCGCCCGGCGGGTGTCCGCCGGGTGGTGCCGGTGGATCTGCCCCGCCCGCGCACCCGCGCGATGCTCACCGACCCGCGGATCGCCGCCGTCGAGTCGGAGCTCCTGGACCTCCTGCACTCCTGAGCGAAGCCCCTCCGGCACAACAAATCGGCGCTGCCGTGACCGAATTGTGATGATCGTTGGGAACTTTCTCGATCCAGTGTGCTGTGCGCCACCGCATATCGCGCAATACGTTGGCGCTCGCAACATTTGCCCGATCGAGTTGCAACGGTCACCACAGCGTCGTGGAGGGAATTTCCGATGGGGATGCAGGGGACGGGACGCAGATCCCGGCTGCGGCGGGCGGTGACGGCGGCCGGTCTCGGCCTGCTGCTCACGCTGAGCGCGTGCGGCCAGAACAGCGCGGGCGACGGCGACGACGGCGGGTCCGCGGCCGGCGGGGAGGGCGGGACCAAGGTCGGCGTGATCCTCCCGGAGACCGACAGCTCGGCCCGCTGGGAGGGCTTCGACAAGCCGATGCTGGACCGGGCGATGCGGGCCGAGGGCCTGGACCCGGACATCCAGAACGCCCAGGGCGACGAGCAGAAGTTCTCCACCCTGGCCGACGGGATGATCTCCAGCGGGGTGCGGGTGCTGGTCATCGCCTCGATCAGCAGCGACGGTGGCGCCACGGTCGCGGAGAAGGCGCAGGCGCAGGGCATCCCGGTGATCGACTACGACCGGCTGAACCTCGGCGGGACCAGCGACTACTACGTCTCGTTCGACAACGAGCGGGTCGGCGCGCTGCAGGGCGAGGGCCTGGTCCAGGGGATCGGGGACGAGCAGGGTGCCCAGGTCATCGAGATCGAGGGCGCCCCGACCGACAACAACGCCACCCTGTTCTACAACGGCCAGCAGAGCGTGCTGAAGCCGCTCTACGACGACGGGTCGCTGGTCCTGGCCGGCAGCCAGACGATCGAGAAGTGGGACAACCAGGTCGGCGGAACCACCTTCGAGCAGCTGCTGACCGCCAACGGCGGCAAGGTGGACGGCGTCGTCGCGGCCAACGACGGGCTGGCCGGTGCGGTGATCACCGTGCTCGCCAAGTACGGCCTGAACGGGACCGTGCCGGTCACCGGGCAGGACGCCACCGCCGACGGTCTGGCCGCCATCCTGCGCGGCGACCAGTACATGACCGTGTTCAAGCCGATCGAGCAGGAGGCGGAGGCCGCGGCGAAGCTGGCCGCGGCACTCGCGAACGGCGACACCGCCGCCGCGGACGCTGTCGCCACCCAGACCGTCCGCGACCCGGACGGCAACCGGGACGTCCCGTCGGTGCTGCTCACCCCGGAGATGATCACCCGGGACTCGGTGAAGAAGGTGGTCGACGCCGGTTACGTGAGCGCCGCGGAGATCTGCACCGCGGAGGCCGCGCCCGCCTGCGGCGAGCTCGGCATCAGTTGATCCCGCCCCGGTGCGCGGCGGCGTCGTCCGCCGCGCACCGGGCCCGTCCGCGGAGGAGCGGTCCATGACCGAACCGATCCTGTCCCTGCACCAGGTGAACAAGAGCTTCGGCGCCGTGCGGGTGCTGCACGACGTCGACCTGACCGTTCGGGCCGGTGAGGTCACCGCACTCGTCGGCGACAACGGCGCCGGCAAGTCGACGCTGGTGAAGTGCGTCGCGGGGATCCACCCGATCGACGGCGGCGAGATCCGCTTCGGCGGCGAGCCGGTGTCGCTGACCGCCCCGGCCGACGCCGCCCGGCTCGGCATCGAGGTCGTGTACCAGGACCTCGCGCTCGCCGACAATCTCGACGTCGTCGCCAACATGTTCCTCGGCCGCGAGCGCGGCCGGCCGTGGATGCTCGACGAGGGCTCGATGGAGCAGGCCGCGCGGGACACCCTCGCGGCGCTCTCGGTGCGGACGGTGACGTCGGTCCGGACCCCGGTCGCGTCGCTGTCCGGTGGGCAGCGGCAGACCGTGGCGATCGCCAAGGCGGTGCTGTGGGACTCCCGGGTGGTGCTGCTCGACGAGCCCACCGCGGCGCTCGGTGTAGCACAGACCCGGCAGGTGCTCGATCTGGTCCGCCGGCTCGCCGAGCAGGGCCTGGCGGTGGTGCTGATCAGCCACAACATGGCCGACGTCTTCGAGGTCTCGGACCGGATCGCCTGCCTGTACCTGGGCCGGATGGTGGCCCAGGTGCCGATCCGCGACGTCACCCACGCCCAGGTCGTCCAGCTGATCACCGCGGGCCGGTCCGGCGAGCTCGGCCTGGCCCGACCCGAATCGGCGACCGTCTGATGGCGCTGCCGATGCCACTGCCGCCGACCGTCCCGCCGCTCCCGGAGGACCGATCGTGACCGACCCCCGTCCCACCGGCACCACCACCGACGGCACGACGTCGCCGGTGGGTGCCGCGCAGCGCGCCAACCCGGCGAACCGGGCGGCCGACTTCGGGATCGACACCACCGCCCAGACCACCCGGGAGGCGGTCGTCGCCTACCTGCGCGGGCTGCGCGGCGGCGATCTCGGCTCGCTGCCGGCGCTGCTCGGGCTGGCCGCGTTGTTCGTGCTGTTCAGCGTCCTGGACCAGGGTGGCACCTTCGGGAGCCTGCTGAACCTGGCGAACCTGCTCCAGCAGGGTGCCGGCCCGACGATCATCGCGATGGGCCTGGTCTTCGTGCTGCTGACCGGCGAGATCGACCTGGCCGCCGGGACCGCGTCCGGCCTGGCCGCGGCGATGATGGCGCTGCACCTGGTCTCCGCGGGCAACATGCTCGGTGCCACCGGCACCGTCGTGTTCGTGCTGCTGGTGCTGGTGATGGTCGTCGCCGCGGTGCTCGCCGCGCTGGTCCGGGTGTGGGCGGGCACCGTGGTCAGCCTCGCGACCGCCGCGGTGCTGGTGATCGGCGTGCCGACCGGGCCGGGGGTGGTGATGGCGCTCGCCGTCGGCGTCGGGGTCGTCATCGGCTGCCTGACCGGGTTCCTGGTCGCGCGGCTCGGGATGCCCGCCTTCGTCGTCACGCTGGCGCTGTTCATCACCTGGCAGGGGGTGATCCTCCAGCTGATCGGCGACGGTGGCACGCTGGCCCTGCGCGACCCGGTGATCAACGCGGTGGCGAACGGCAACCTGTCGGTGCCCGCCTCGTGGCTGCTCTTCGTGGTCGCGGCGGGCGGGTACGCGGCGGTCCAGCTGGTACGCCAGCGGGCCCGGCTGCGGAGCGGGCTGGTGGCCCGGCCCACCGGGCTGGTGCTGATCAAGATCGGGGCGGTGGTCGTGCTGGGTGGGCTGGTCACCTTCGCACTCGTCCAGGACCGGTCGCCGGGTGCCATCGCGATCGCCGGGGTGCCCTATGTCGTCCCGATCGTGCTGGTGCTGCTGGTGCTGGGGACCTGGGTGCTGGACCGGACCCGCTTCGGCCGGCACGTCTACGCGGTCGGCGGCAACCGGGAGGCCGCGCGCCGGGCCGGGATCGACGTGGCCAGGATCCGGGCGTCGGTGTTCGTGATCTCCACCGCGTTCGCCGCGGTCGGGGCGATCGTCTACTCGTCGAAGATCGGCTCGGTGAACCCGGCAGCGGGCGGCGGCAACACGCTGCTGTTCGCGGTCGGCGCCGCGGTGATCGGCGGCACCTCGCTGTTCGGCGGGCGCGGCCGGATCAGCAATGCGGTGATCGGCGGGACCGTGCTGG is from Pseudonocardia autotrophica and encodes:
- a CDS encoding EamA family transporter, with protein sequence MYVGAALAVGLFDRLAPSAVAELRLIGAALILLAWRRPGGDAWRGVRLVRAGLFGLATALMNVAYYEAIARLPLGTTVAIEFTGPVLVAALASRRFRDFGAVGLAAAGVLLIADVQWSGSPSGVLWALAAAAMWAAYILLGKRVARAGSGIDDLATGFTVAAVLLLPLLLLGTDGSFGVANLAPLVDPLVLALTVGLGVLSSVVPYVLDQIVLRRVGQARFAVLLALLPATATGIGVVMLGQLPGGLEAVGILLVILAVAVRSRDGDEPVPGPVGAGGELPGRAP
- a CDS encoding DUF7455 domain-containing protein codes for the protein MQPETLTRPELTLTDRCDRCGAAAKVRAILPSGGELLFCNHHGRAHAEKLRESGVEVQGGE
- a CDS encoding choline dehydrogenase, producing the protein MARYDVVIVGGGSAGAVLAHRLSEDPSRTVLMLEAGQPDHRWDPVIRMPAALSHAWGNPRYDWCYTSEPEPGLAGRRVAVPRGKVLGGSSSINGMVYQRGNPGDYDRWATGPGLEEWSSAHCLPYYRRLERRLSEHRIALDADGAGPQIVERAPAAGPLNDAFLIAAGQAGHAVVDNVNGPRQEGFSRTERTIFRGRRYSATDAYLHPVSASRPNLQVRTGVSVRQLRFDHSGSQVIGVRYQAADGTFRDVDAGETILAAGAIATPQLLQVSGIGDPEHLASIGVDVRTALPGVGANLQDHLAIHLQHACVRPVSLSTHRRVHKLPGAAARWLVSGTGIGASNHFEIGGFASTSLAGGIPDVMILFAPVAMRFAPDVRPAGHGYEMHVSVMSSDARGTVRATSRDIGVPPGIKLNYLGSEKDRRRWVEAIQIARTLLDQPAFAGLDGGETFPGPTVRTPEQVLDWVSRRAQNGLHPTSTCRMGTDEGAVVDPATMQVHGVEGLRVVDASVFPDVPNSNTYGPVVMVAERAADLVLGNTPLPPDPQPSRTASRNGSHVVTGRLVEA
- a CDS encoding helix-turn-helix domain-containing protein, with product MTTEGDDAGNKAGADDADRALAALGAQLDASVADLEFARRRVRELQEMRARGLGWREIVPREERPLIVETVTRALDGLGAIGGRFRREEAVALHTEGETIAGIGRLFGVSRQRVSAYLQEHVQLQALRATAEADRAPSEP
- a CDS encoding GAF domain-containing protein, with protein sequence MAASLWTSGAPGRPAPDPGPALVRVALQAGATSVAHIDVAAMLSGICVALVPAAGVDGVVLVLHEPADARDPERQRVFGSDTAAIRVGQLQDRAGAGPAITTAYDGRVVVTPDLTRSDPPGLAATAAGCGLVRSLAVPVLVGGVTAGSLQLLARRSSGAGLTDRLATALQVVTSALAARISDVRELTRLEQLAAGTPDGPAGPRGTDGPGPGPITPAPRRPAGPSITAAPGGRAGTGPRASAGDRPPDRTALIPAARRPEEPPAGPRVPAQRRARHRRNDV
- a CDS encoding ABC transporter substrate-binding protein; amino-acid sequence: MRVRVLSLFGALLLMVLAGCAGGAPASQPVRVALDWTPNTNHLGLYVAQQAGYFDEAGLDVEFLPWNTTSPDTLVGTGAADYGISFQDSFTFSKAAGADITSVMAILQHWATEVAVRADRADIRSPRDLDGKIYAGFGGPGELPKMQAVIRADGGRGEFTSEVLNTAAYEALYAGQADFTEPFVNVEGIEAELRNEPVRTFRYTDYGFPDAYNVLLIGNSTRLAEDPDRARAFVGAVQRGYRLAADDPAAAAQMLKDANPGAFTSDELVDRGAAMLAEQFLRDEQGRVGFQTEERWSGFSGFLYGTGSVAGPDGAPVTAQPDFATWFTNDYLTP
- a CDS encoding ABC transporter permease encodes the protein MTRRLGPALLLVGLLLVTWQLAAVVSGVAPQVLPSPLRVLEQGWVFREALWANTLPTVQVTVIGFTVSLAVAWAIAVAVDFSPWLRSALMPLLVASQTLPVIAIAPLLIIWFGFGLLPKVLVIALVTFFPVAVGLIEGFAATDRSATALLRSMGASRWQRFRYVRLPGAMPSFFTSLRIAVTYAVTGAIFAEYVGARAGLGIFMQLQRNQFRTDLVLAAVGVTAAVSVALFGLTFLVQRLVTPWYRGDHR
- a CDS encoding ABC transporter ATP-binding protein; its protein translation is MKVSVRDLSVAYGDLPVLSEVSLDVAAGEFVSVVGPSGCGKSTLFGALTGILDGATTSGTIRVDGAPVRGAPFGYMPQRDLLFPWRTVLDNTTLGLEVSGVSRREARERAGVLFEPFGLAGFEQARPGELSGGMRQRAALLRTVVGGREVLLLDEPFGALDALTRTGMQEWLESMRERYGWTTLLITHDVREAAFLSDRVVVLSPRPAGVRRVVPVDLPRPRTRAMLTDPRIAAVESELLDLLHS
- a CDS encoding sugar ABC transporter substrate-binding protein, coding for MGMQGTGRRSRLRRAVTAAGLGLLLTLSACGQNSAGDGDDGGSAAGGEGGTKVGVILPETDSSARWEGFDKPMLDRAMRAEGLDPDIQNAQGDEQKFSTLADGMISSGVRVLVIASISSDGGATVAEKAQAQGIPVIDYDRLNLGGTSDYYVSFDNERVGALQGEGLVQGIGDEQGAQVIEIEGAPTDNNATLFYNGQQSVLKPLYDDGSLVLAGSQTIEKWDNQVGGTTFEQLLTANGGKVDGVVAANDGLAGAVITVLAKYGLNGTVPVTGQDATADGLAAILRGDQYMTVFKPIEQEAEAAAKLAAALANGDTAAADAVATQTVRDPDGNRDVPSVLLTPEMITRDSVKKVVDAGYVSAAEICTAEAAPACGELGIS
- a CDS encoding ATP-binding cassette domain-containing protein, with the translated sequence MTEPILSLHQVNKSFGAVRVLHDVDLTVRAGEVTALVGDNGAGKSTLVKCVAGIHPIDGGEIRFGGEPVSLTAPADAARLGIEVVYQDLALADNLDVVANMFLGRERGRPWMLDEGSMEQAARDTLAALSVRTVTSVRTPVASLSGGQRQTVAIAKAVLWDSRVVLLDEPTAALGVAQTRQVLDLVRRLAEQGLAVVLISHNMADVFEVSDRIACLYLGRMVAQVPIRDVTHAQVVQLITAGRSGELGLARPESATV
- a CDS encoding sugar ABC transporter permease, encoding MTDPRPTGTTTDGTTSPVGAAQRANPANRAADFGIDTTAQTTREAVVAYLRGLRGGDLGSLPALLGLAALFVLFSVLDQGGTFGSLLNLANLLQQGAGPTIIAMGLVFVLLTGEIDLAAGTASGLAAAMMALHLVSAGNMLGATGTVVFVLLVLVMVVAAVLAALVRVWAGTVVSLATAAVLVIGVPTGPGVVMALAVGVGVVIGCLTGFLVARLGMPAFVVTLALFITWQGVILQLIGDGGTLALRDPVINAVANGNLSVPASWLLFVVAAGGYAAVQLVRQRARLRSGLVARPTGLVLIKIGAVVVLGGLVTFALVQDRSPGAIAIAGVPYVVPIVLVLLVLGTWVLDRTRFGRHVYAVGGNREAARRAGIDVARIRASVFVISTAFAAVGAIVYSSKIGSVNPAAGGGNTLLFAVGAAVIGGTSLFGGRGRISNAVIGGTVLATVQNGLGLLKQPAAVVFVVTGLVLLLAAGVDVASRRRAAATGR